From the Paraflavitalea soli genome, the window ACCATAGCGGAAATCGACTTTGTTGCGGGTAATGAGGCGGGCTGAGGACCAGGGCTCAGTCGTATTGTAATTGGGATAATCCTTTTTACCGGTGATCACCAGGCTGCCGTTGCGTACGCGGGCATTGTCATAAGAGGTATCTGTGTACACCTGTTGCTCTCCGTTGATCCAGCCTTTGGGACGTGGGTCTACCGTCCATTTGGTAAGATCGGGCAGGCCCGTGCCATTGAAGTGGTCTTCGAAAATAAGCGTATAGTTGGGATTGCCTTCAAAAACGACATTGCCCAACGCGAGATACTGCGCAGCGGCAGGACCGGCCAGCTCCGATCCTGCGATGGTAAGCCGGAGAGTAAAGCGTGAGTAATTGGCCAATGAATTGCCTGCCAGCACTACGTTCACAGTCGTGTCGTTCACTCTTTGCAGACTGTCGATGGTAACGCCGGATGGCAATTGCGCTGTCCAGTTTGATTTGTTCAATACTGAATCGAACGTATTCTTATGGATGGTGGCCTGGATAACAGCACCCTGCTCCTGCCCCATGACTATCCGCGTATCAGCCAGGGTAATATTTACCCGGTCAGGGCTCTGCACCAGGTCGAAATGCAGGATGCCATTGGCCTTCCGGCCATCGATGAATTGCACGACAATCGTATTGAAGTCAGTCCTATTCTTAACGCTTTTAAAATCAAAGACGGCTTCTTCCCAGGTATTGATATTCTTGATGCGATAAGTAAGAAATACCGCTTTGCTGTAATTGGTGCCGGGTTGCAGTTTGAACATGACATCTTCTATCACGTTGCTGCGCACCAGCATTTTGAAAACACTGTTGGTGCTCAGGTCAAAGGAGTCGGGCAGGCTGCAACTGGCCGACATCCATTCAAAGCTGGTGGTGTCTTTGGTAAACCTGGCTACATGCGAACTGGTATTGAGCCCTGTAACAGCAGGATTGGGAATATTAAACTCTACTTTACCTGTGGTCGTATTACCGGCATAAAACGTCCACCTGCCGGAGCAGGGGCCATGGCCCTCCATATCATCCAGCAGCAGGAACTGGGCCTGCCCTTTACTGCACAACAACAGGCAAAACAACAGGAATAAGGTGAACGTTCTGGTGAGCAGGGGCAGCAGTGTAGCGCCTCCCCATATGGGCAAGTTGATCGTTATCTTTTTCATGATGGCAAATTTTAGAAGAACACTGTTATAAATGAGGGTTCATCAGGGCATCGGCGCCAGGTATCGGCATCAGGTAATTTGCTTTGGTGATGGGTTTGGCTGGCGTCAGATCATCGGGATGTTTATTGGCGTTGGCCGCTTCTACCCTTTCCAGGCGAACCAGGTCAAACCAACGGTTCCATTCACCGGCAAACTCCCAGGCTCTTTCATCGATCACCGCGTTGATAAAATCATTGCCTGCTAACCCAGCCGGCAGGTCGTTGAGCCCGGCACGCTTACGCACGGCATTGATTGCAGCATACGCCTCTGTATTGACGCTGCCACTGCGTGCCTGCGCTTCGGCATAGATGAGCAGCACATGGGCATAGCGGATCATAATCACGGGATTGTTCGACATGTAAGTAGCCTTGGTACCTGTCTGGATGATAAACTTCTTGTAGTAAGGATGTTTGGTGGTTACATCCTGCCAGGGAATGGTAGCGCCATTTATTACAAAAGAGGTAGAGAAGGTGGCGTCTTTCCGGCTGCCTTCGGGGAAGTTGTTGAAGAAATTGATCTCCGGGAAAAAGTCGCTCCAGCCGCCTTCATTTTCAGGCATGGTAGAGAGGCCGTAGAATGAATTATAAGTGATCCATTGTCCCCTTGTGTACAAGGCAAATACATCCTCGTTGGTGCCGCCGGCAAATATCTTCAGGAAACCACCCTGGTAAAGGTCAAAACCAAAAGCAGTTTTGTTGTCGATCACTTCTTTTGCTTTGGTTGCTGCCAGTGCATATTTGGAAGCATCGTTGATGGGCCATCCGCCTTGCGTGAGGTACACATCGGCCAGCAGGGATTTTACAGCGCCTTTGTTGGGCCGGCCGGCACTGCGCCGGGCAGTGGGTACCCAGGCTTCAGCCTTCAACAGATCGGCTTCTACCAGCTTGTACACTTCTGCAACCGGGCTTTTTTTGATCGTGAGGTATTCTGCCTGGTATTGTTCGGAAGGAATAATGGGCACT encodes:
- a CDS encoding RagB/SusD family nutrient uptake outer membrane protein, coding for MQKLYFISILFLAAACSKQLTEEPKGLVLGSVGISNLASLESALTGAYGSLQVPWESGFTTVSQIAMTMGGDDLTTHPGSNKEEFREFDRFSVADLNSRMLPIWRGCYKTIQSTTNIINNYTKVQDGTEASVQAIVGEAYFLRGLCYYWLTRFWGEVPIIPSEQYQAEYLTIKKSPVAEVYKLVEADLLKAEAWVPTARRSAGRPNKGAVKSLLADVYLTQGGWPINDASKYALAATKAKEVIDNKTAFGFDLYQGGFLKIFAGGTNEDVFALYTRGQWITYNSFYGLSTMPENEGGWSDFFPEINFFNNFPEGSRKDATFSTSFVINGATIPWQDVTTKHPYYKKFIIQTGTKATYMSNNPVIMIRYAHVLLIYAEAQARSGSVNTEAYAAINAVRKRAGLNDLPAGLAGNDFINAVIDERAWEFAGEWNRWFDLVRLERVEAANANKHPDDLTPAKPITKANYLMPIPGADALMNPHL